Proteins encoded within one genomic window of Calonectris borealis chromosome 1, bCalBor7.hap1.2, whole genome shotgun sequence:
- the PRICKLE1 gene encoding prickle-like protein 1: MPSEMEPKANNLVFGCQRSSTSDDDSGCALEEYAWVPPGLRPEQVQLYFACLPEEKVPYVNSPGEKHRIKQLLYQLPPHDNEVRYCQSLSEEEKKELQMFSSQRKKEALGRGTIKLLSRAVMHAVCEQCGTKVNGGEVAVFASRAGPGVCWHPSCFVCFTCNELLVDLIYFYQDGKIHCGRHHAELLKPRCSACDEIIFADECTEAEGRHWHMKHFCCLECETILGGQRYIMKDGRPFCCNCFESLYAEYCETCGEHIGVDHAQMTYDGQHWHATETCFSCAQCKTSLLGCPFLPKQGQIYCSKTCSLGEDVHASDSSDSAFQSARSRDSRRSIRMGKSSRSADQCRQSLLLSPALNYKFPGLSGNADDTLSRKLDDLSLSREEASFVNEDFWKGRVEQEMPEDPEEWAEHEDYMTQLLLKFGDKSLFQQPAEVDIRSSEHWISDSMVKSKLDLKKNNPSLASKKYQSDMYWAQSQDGLGDSAYGSHPGPASSRKIQELDMEHGASGYKHDQTPWYGGSLECLSDLKQQEQSVRDSMDSLALSNITGASMDGEGKPRPSLYSLQTFQELEVEDCEKMSNMGTLNSSMLHRSTESLKSLSSELCQEKVLPEEKPVHMPVLRRSKSQSRPQQVKFSDDVIDNGSYENVEIRQPPMSERTRRRVYHFEERGNRPSHHRRRSRKSRSDNALNLATERRCSPRERFRYYSPQDHEKFIQNRSSREIRAYIQNAELYGQYAHTRSDYALRNQVVDKFFGLYGEEDDSWCSTSSSSSDSEEEGYFLGQPIPQPRSLRYPYYTDDLSGPTTALSSSQFGQRTTKSKKKRGHKGKNCIIS; this comes from the exons ATGCCATCGGAGATGGAGCCCAAAGCTAACAATCTCGTTTTTGGGTGTCAGCGAAGCTCAACATCTGACGATGACTCTGGCTGTGCCTTGGAAGAatatgcctgggtccccccaggcctCAGACCAGAGCAG GTCCAGCTGTATTTCGCCTGCTTGCCAGAGGAGAAGGTCCCTTACGTTAACAGCCCTGGAGAGAAACACCGAATTAAACAACTTCTCTATCAGCTGCCACCCCACGATAATGAG GTGAGATACTGCCAGTCTttaagtgaagaagaaaagaaggaactgcAGATGTTCAGTTCTCAGCGCAAAAAGGAGGCACTCGGCCGAGGCACTATTAAACTACTCTCAAGAGCAGTGATGCATGCGGTTTGTGAACAG TGTGGTACAAAAGTAAACGGCGGTGAAGTTGCAGTTTTTGCCTCgagagctgggcctggtgtgtgCTGGCATCCCTCGTGTTTTGTGTGCTTCACATGTAACGAGCTGCTCGTCGACCTTATCTACTTCTACCAAGATGGAAAAATTCATTGTGGCAGACACCATGCTGAACTTCTCAAACCTCGATGTTCAGCCTGCGATGAG ATCATTTTTGCTGACGAGTGTACAGAAGCTGAAGGTCGCCACTGGCACATGAAGCACTTCTGTTGCCTCGAGTGTGAAACAATCCTGGGTGGTCAGAGATACATCATGAAGGATGGGCGACCATTCTGCTGTAACTGTTTTGAATCTCTCTATGCGGAATACTGTGAGACCTGTGGGGAACACATTG gTGTTGACCATGCTCAGATGACCTATGATGGACAGCACTGGCATGCCACAGAGACTTGCTTTTCTTGTGCTCAGTGCAAGACCTCCTTGCTTGGCTGCCCTTTCCTTCCAAAGCAAGGGCAGATTTACTGTTCAAAAACCTGCAGCTTGGGAGAGGATGTTCATGCCTCCGACTCTTCTGATTCTGCGTTTCAGTCTGCTCGATCCAGAGATTCCAGGAGGAGCATCCGCATGGGAAAAAGCAGCCGGTCAGCTGACCAGTGCCGCCAGTCCCTCCTCCTGTCGCCGGCCCTCAATTACAAATTTCCTGGCCTTTCAGGCAATGCCGATGATACTCTTTCTCGTAAGCTGGATGATTTAAGCCTTTCAAGGGAAGAGGCAAGCTTTGTTAATGAAGACTTCTGGAAAGGAAGAGTAGAGCAAGAAATGCCTGAAGACCCTGAAGAATGGGCTGAACATGAAGACTACATGACTCAACTTCTTCTGAAGTTTGGTGATAAAAGCCTCTTCCAGCAGCCCGCTGAAGTAGACATTAGATCAAGCGAACACTGGATTTCTGATAGCATGGTCAAGAGCAAGTTggacttgaaaaaaaataatccaagccTAGCAAGTAAGAAGTATCAATCAGACATGTACTGGGCCCAGTCACAAGATGGCTTGGGTGACTCTGCCTATGGCAGCCACCCaggccctgccagcagcaggaaaaTCCAGGAGCTAGACATGGAACATGGGGCGTCAGGATACAAACACGACCAAACACCGTGGTATGGAGGTTCACTTGAATGTTTGTCTGACCTGAAACAGCAAGAACAAAGTGTTCGAGACTCAATGGATTCTTTGGCTTTGTCTAACATAACAG GGGCTTCAATGGATGGAGAAGGCAAGCCACGGCCATCTCTCTATTCTTTGCAAACTTTCCAAGAACTGGAGGTAGAGGACTGTGAGAAAATGAGCAACATGGGAACTCTGAATTCTTCAATGCTCCACCGGAGCACAGAGTCCTTGAAGAGTCTGAGCTCAGAGTTGTGTCAGGAAAAGGTCTTACCAGAGGAAAAGCCAGTGCATATGCCTGTACTGAGAAGATCTAAATCCCAGTCTAGACCACAGCAAGTGAAGTTTTCAGATGATGTTATTGATAATGGAAGTTACGAGAATGTTGAAATACGTCAGCCTCCAATGAGTGAAAGGACTCGTAGGCGCGTTTACCATTTTGAAGAGCGTGGAAATCGGCCTTCTCATCATCGTAGAAGAAGTAGGAAGTCTCGTTCAGATAATGCACTTAACTTGGCCACAGAAAGAAGATGCTCTCCGAGAGAGAGATTTCGTTATTACTCCCCTCAGGATCATGAAAAATTTATTCAAAATAGAAGCTCACGTGAGATTCGGGCATATATTCAAAATGCGGAGCTGTATGGACAATATGCCCATACTAGGTCTGATTATGCACTGCGGAATCAGGTGGTTGATAAATTTTTTGGATTGTACGGTGAGGAAGACGACTCCTGGTGTTCAACTTCATCCTCGTCATCCGATTCTGAAGAGGAAGGATATTTTCTCGGACAGCCAATTCCACAGCCACGATCACTGAGATACCCATACTATACAGATGACCTTTCTGGTCCAACTACTGCGTTATCTAGTTCTCAGTTTGGACAAAGGACAACCAAATCAAAGAAGAAGAGGggacacaaaggaaaaaattgcatcatttcttaa